From Verrucomicrobiota bacterium, a single genomic window includes:
- a CDS encoding HD-GYP domain-containing protein has product MSKSERGYSLLVAATAFVAVAAFAWTVTYAPQSSLAVSLIRDALILLTLALIAEQMSVEVSDRITLTAGNLPIVLAIMFVGWPLSVLVALAAGAWGAWSESSKAVAVYNTAVYGLSAFLASLAFAALSGAWGIALDEVTVQLLIGGAVASAVFEFSNTVLVSVGVRLKYGRSVRAFWRHEAGPFLRSLVILTLVALVVAAVYAIAGVLAVGLLFIPLFASQYMFKLLVREKQHVTRQKELSDQYLEMNIGLAAAMVVLLDSKDEYTAQHSAAVAMYCRDMAAGLGLPEEEAEALHLAGLLHDLGKVGTPDAVLRKTAKLNDDDWDYLRQHPEKGAEVLSHLANYQDVADIVRYHHERLDGSGYPRGVTSEQIPELSKILAVADSYHAMTSDRPYRDAMSSFEAMNELRRIGGVTLDRRYVELLAQILRDKDLAYRDGSSTDFMVEYERGRINLRMRGRALADITGLGEAREDPAAS; this is encoded by the coding sequence TTGTCGAAGTCTGAACGGGGCTACAGTCTGTTAGTCGCCGCTACGGCTTTCGTTGCCGTGGCGGCGTTCGCATGGACGGTGACGTATGCGCCGCAGTCGTCGCTGGCCGTCTCCCTCATCCGTGATGCCCTCATTCTGCTCACGTTGGCGCTGATCGCAGAGCAGATGTCGGTAGAGGTCTCCGATCGAATTACTCTGACGGCTGGCAACCTACCGATTGTGCTCGCCATCATGTTTGTCGGGTGGCCGTTGAGCGTGCTTGTGGCCCTCGCAGCGGGCGCTTGGGGCGCTTGGAGCGAGTCATCGAAGGCCGTCGCGGTTTACAATACAGCGGTCTACGGCTTGTCCGCATTCCTCGCGAGCCTTGCGTTCGCAGCGCTGAGTGGCGCTTGGGGAATCGCGCTGGATGAGGTCACAGTCCAACTCCTGATTGGAGGGGCTGTGGCCAGCGCCGTCTTCGAGTTCAGCAACACAGTGCTCGTCAGTGTCGGTGTCCGGCTCAAGTATGGGCGCAGTGTCCGCGCCTTCTGGCGTCACGAGGCCGGTCCATTCCTGCGTTCGTTGGTCATCCTGACACTTGTGGCTCTCGTCGTGGCGGCCGTGTATGCCATCGCGGGGGTCCTCGCCGTTGGTCTGCTCTTCATTCCGCTTTTCGCCAGCCAGTACATGTTCAAGCTCCTTGTGCGCGAGAAGCAGCATGTCACGAGGCAGAAGGAGTTGAGCGACCAGTACCTCGAGATGAACATCGGCTTGGCCGCGGCCATGGTCGTCCTCTTGGACAGCAAGGACGAGTACACGGCTCAGCACTCGGCGGCGGTCGCGATGTACTGCCGGGACATGGCCGCAGGTCTGGGCCTTCCCGAAGAGGAAGCAGAGGCGCTCCATCTTGCGGGCCTGCTCCACGATCTCGGCAAGGTCGGGACACCTGACGCCGTGCTCCGCAAGACCGCCAAACTGAACGATGACGACTGGGACTACCTGCGCCAGCACCCCGAGAAGGGGGCCGAGGTGCTGTCCCATCTGGCGAACTACCAGGACGTCGCCGACATCGTGCGCTACCACCACGAGCGTCTCGACGGCAGCGGCTACCCACGCGGCGTGACGTCCGAGCAGATCCCCGAGCTGAGCAAGATCCTCGCCGTGGCGGACTCCTACCACGCCATGACCTCAGACAGGCCCTACCGTGACGCCATGAGCTCCTTCGAGGCCATGAACGAGCTGCGGCGCATCGGCGGCGTCACGCTCGACCGGCGTTACGTTGAGCTCCTCGCGCAGATCCTGCGCGACAAGGACCTCGCCTACCGCGACGGCAGTTCGACCGACTTCATGGTCGAGTACGAACGCGGCCGCATCAACCTGCGGATGCGCGGCCGCGCGCTCGCCGACATCACCGGTCTCGGCGAAGCCCGGGAAGACCCAGCGGCGAGCTGA